TTGGGGACCTAGGAATGAGCACTAGTGTTCTCATGCCCTAGTGCAGAATTTCTAGTTCAAGTATCGATTTGTggttatattttgaaaaatgatttcctacTTTTAAAGAGGTAATagtttttctgaatttaagcATGAGTTATCCATTAACcaagataatattttccattgactcattttcctcaAACAATCCAAATATCGGAAAATAGGGAAATGCTTTCCGTGAATAAACGAAACCttaattatgaaatatttcatTCAAGTATTTCCTTATTTTCATGATTTAATGGCCGGCAAAAGGAGAAATCGGTTGTTCACGAGCGAGAACAATTTTATGGGAAACATTCATCGCTATGCCGAAAAGTTAATCGACATGCAAATGACGGACTAAACCTTCATCGGAACCTAATCACGAATTAGATATCTTCGACTAAACTTTGCAGAACATTCTTTTAGATTTAAAAAGGTCATTTAATCCACTATCTTCCCATTTCGCTTTTCCCCATTTGTTCAAGTTAAACCATCGTTTCACTTACTAGAGCCTCAGCCCTGTACTATCCACTGAAAAAAACTTGCAATTGGCATAGCTTCTCAAGAAGAATCGGAGCATGATCTGGCACCCGTCCCGATCCAGCGGCGGAGCTATTCCACTTTGCCGGTCCAAACAGGGCCAAAGCTAAGAATTTAAAAGTGCGCGAGAACTCGTGAAATAGTTCTTTTACTTTGTCTGACATCAAAGGAGCTCCCAGCAGTCAGCACTCGCATTAAAAAAATCTCGTCCGCTTCAGCACCAATCTCGAGACTTGCTCGAATCTTCTCCTCACATTCTTTTCTACGGGGGAGGCGCGCATCCCATGATCTCTAATCGCTCGTCTTATCTTAAATACTAAATTGATTTGTCGAAAGCAACGCAGGCCCAACTAAGAAGCCCCAGATATGGCGTGGGTCGCTCCTCTTTTGGGCTCAATTCAAGCAGTCCCAAGTTAAGGGACGTTGAAGAAGAAGGCAATAGCAGCTCATGGCAAGTTTTTCAAAAGCTAATGACAAATGAGGGATCTTTTGTAGCCAGGATAACCATAATTGTAAGAAGAATTTCCAAGTAATCGTTTCCCGATTGGATTCAATGTCGATAATGTGACGCTACTTGTGCAGCGCGATTGATCCATGATAAGTCTTGTGTCAGAACCGAAAAAGATCGGCATACGCCTGCGCATGTGTATAAGTATAAGAAGTTGCATTAGCGTCAAAGTCATTGTTCGTAGACTCGTTGAAGTCAACTACACGCAAGCAATATTTGCAATGATAATCCTCGAGCAATTCGTTGATAATAGTCGTTGgaccaaaaaaagaatttctgaGCCCCTGTTTCCCGTTTGGATTCGATGTCGATAATGTGACGCTACTTGTGCAGCGCCATTGATCCATGATAACTCCTCCATCGGAACCAATAATATCATATTCGATCTAGAACTGAAAATGATCGGCATGTGCGTGCGCATGTGTGTAAGAAGCTGCATTAAAGTCAATGTCATCGTTCATAGCCTCAGTGATGTCAACTACATGCAAGCGAAATTTACATTGATAATCCTTGACCAATTCGTTCACCCAGAGACATATGCACGCGTCGATTTAGTATATGCTTACAATTTCTAAGTGGGGGGAACCACGAAAGCGTCTCCATGATCGAGATGGTGAAGAACGAAGCCGGAGAACATCGCCATAACCGCCGCGCCGACCACCGCCATGCCACCGACCAAGTTAACCACCCTCCACAACTTCCCTCCTTCCCCTACTTTCTCTCCCCCCTCCTTTGCTCTCTCCTCACTCTCCAATCCCTTCGCCAGTCCATTGCCTTCCTCGGTGACCGGCAAATCGTTCCACTCATCGACCGCCAAATCCTCCTTCGCATCTTCCCCTCCATCATCGTTGCCATCGTCGTCGCGGAGGCACGATTCGGTGCACGAGCACACAGAGGCATCCTCGGCGGGGCCGGCCTCATCTTCGTCATTGTCCCAGGCGCGGAAAGCGGCCTCAAGGTCGGCGAGCCGCCGGGCGACGTGGCGCAGGTGCTGAGGCCGCTTGGGGTCGGAGGCGAACTCGGCGGACAGCAGGTTGTTGAGGAAGAGGAGCCGCTGCCGGATGCACTCGGACAGGAACTGTCGGGACGGGGTTTCGGAGGCGGCGAGGGAGAACGCGGACTTGAGTTCGGATTCGGTGTCTTCGAGCTTTCTCTGCAACATGAAGTATCGCTTCGTCATGTCTGCGTTGTCTCGCTCGGTCCGTTCGCGAGGCTCTGGACATGCGTACGTAGTATTTTCGAAGATTTTTAGGCGGGAGGCTGAACGTTACGTGGAGGCGGCGGTTAGGAATCCAGGACACGCGACGGTTGACGGAAAGGCGGGCTGGACTGTTGGGCCCACCTTCTAAAAGCCTTTTGGGCCCCCTTTTGGGCCCGCATATGATTCGAACTCGGCCCCATATCGAGACTTTCAGCCCGCCATGagaaaattttgtgattttttaataGACACAATTTGTCGTTATTACGTAGAGTCCGCCCTAGAAGATTCATTGATTGGATTTGGATCATATGGGCAGAGCGTGAACTGCTGCTCTTTGTCGGAGACCGGGGTCAAAAAGCTGTATGTAACTTCGGGGACATCTTTCTCGAGATGGTTGCTTCTCGTGTCTTGTATTACTCCACTATTTTAGGAAAGACGTGGATCGATTCCAAGTCATGCCCACTTTTTCTGTCTTCTGAAAATCCCGATAGTAAAAAATATCTTAGATCTGCTATATAATAGACTCCGTTGACGTTGACGTGTGTACATACATTTCGCAATGCGAACATCGACAGTAAGAACTTGTCGTGTCGTTGTTGTAATTTGAAATTATCGATCACATCTTCCATCGCCGCTCTTTCTTCATGTGTGCTGCGTCTCTTGATAAAGGCGCTCATCCATTTCTAAGTCAATCATAATAATAAGTATTGATTATAAGTCGCCAATTACTTCTTTTGTAAAAAGACCTTACTTAACCTCCATACCTATCTAATATTTATCCTTGAATCTTTGGCATGAGATGAGGACAACCTTCGACATGCGATGGCTGTCATGTATAATCACAATAACAACCGTCATACTTAGAACAAGGAGAAACAAGGGTTTCCCaccaatgaaaaaaattgagggaAAAACCTATGTTCGTGCATTATCAAACAATTAGTATCCAAAAGCCGTGAGCCACCTCtagtgtctctctctctctctctcgaaacgGCATCTCTACAGAATGGGAAAAAAGGGGACAAAAGACCTacctaaaaattatattttcagaTTAGTGAAGGTTAATGTAGCTTCTAAACTACAGTGCAACTTTGGTAGTGCGATTAGCGGAGCAAAAACCGTCAACTAATCAATTGTGAGAAGGAGGTCGCATCTTGGGTCGGGAATAATCGGAGAAGAGACCAGGAGAAGTACTGAAACGGTGTCCTAATGTCGTCGGGATGGTGCCTGAAACCGTTCTCTTTCCATGCTTCACTTCCATGGCCATGTGGTTCAGGACTTCTTGAGTGACGATGTCTTCAGTACTTGATGACTTGCGATACTTCTCGTTTACTTTTGTTACTCCTTTCCGATATGTTTCGATGTGGATCATCACTTTAACTTTTTCTGCTACCTGCATGGTTGAATTACACAAGCATCAGCACTGCTCTTACAATGCATTGCACAGGCgtacaaatgaaaaataaaagccaAGAAATGAGACGTTCTTGCTTGTACCGTACACTTTACCTTGCTAAAAGAATGAGTGCTCTCTCTCCCACCGGCCTCGGCTTTAAGAAGACGAGCATTAGATGCATGCATTCGAGGACATAAAAGAAGTATTAAGAGCAAACCAATGGCGGACATGATCAGCTTTGTGGCTTTGTGTACGAGGAAGctatgaaaagagagaaatcaaCTAATGAAGGATATAAGTAGGAAGAGAATGGGTTCGTTTGAAGCTTTCTGTGACTGCAAATCTCAGGCTTCGTAAGGAAGAGAAAGCATACATGTCTCTTTCCCCCTTCTAACCATCACTTAGATTCCTATTTATACATGCGACAAATAACTTTCAAACGAGGGCACTTTCCTTCATGTGAAGCAAGTTTTAATGACCATAAAATAGTCCACTCTACACATCAAATACCCCTTAATTCTTTTATAGGAAAAGACAAGACAGAAAAGTGTCCTTCCTTTTAGTTGCCTAGAGGCTCTTTTATATTATGCCAAAAAGTGGTTGCTGACGATGGGAAGAGTGAAAGATTTTCCACCATGCATGTGCGATTGGGAATAGCTAGGCCTGTTGTGAACCCATATTGTGTTGACTAATTAACCAACGTAATTAGTGGATAGTATTTTAAGGAGTGAAGGCCGTCTTGATGGGTATGTCTAGAAAGAGGTTGCCCCGACACGTTCCTTAGATACCTCTGTAAAACGACTAGGTTAAAATAAGGAGGATGATGCTGAAATTAGTAGgtaattttttgtcattttaatattttaaggtttcgttgtttcgcgaaaaatgaataatttagaaaatattttattagaaaCAATCTGTtgtatcgcttataaaaatgaaagaattagaAACCTTTTTATTGTTCATaaaattgtttaaatataaattgttgtcgataatacTAATATTTTCCGTTAACGAATTATTTTGAATGATATAATGATTACTTctagaaaagtatttttcagatgattcattttttgcaaaacaaacggaATCAAGATAGACTACGACTTTTATCTCCTGTTGATTTATCCTTGTCTTGAGGTAATATCACCTTCAATGTCCCAATTATTCAAAGGCATTGCGAAATGCAAGACTAGGAAAATATATCGATGTCCAGAAGGCGGAACGGTCTAGGCGCACATTGGGGAACATTGCAAAGCACAAGAGAATGTCTAAAACGCTCTCGTGGGTCAACCGcccaagaaaagagaagaagaaaaaacattgtttataTAAGAAGGTGGACATGGAACCCATAGAAGTGGGAAGTCGTGTAAATAAGACAAACATGAAGACTCCAAAACCAACCAACAGTGTCTTGGTCCCTGTCCATAACCTTCGGTACCATGTCGTTCGATTTCAAGGTGGTGGCTCCGTGTTTGTCGCTACCGATCGCCCCAACAAGCAACCTCCCACACTTCGaagtagggagagagagagagagagagaccttgttTGCAAGGCATATTGAAGGATTGGAGAATTTTCTAACTGACTTCCACTTGTATGAATGTCCTTTGACATCGAGATTAGTACACACCCAATTTATTGAGATTTACAGGGATGCGCATTCCGTGAAACCGGATTGCGCCCTTTGTGATGGAATGTATACGGCATACTTCATCATTGTCAACTAGTACAATGCGTGCTTGTAGCATTCCACTCTCAGACATACACAGGAAAAAGGGTACTTGAACTACTTTACTTTATGAAGCACAAGATCAAGCTGTCTCTATATACAAAGACTGAGGCTTATTAAACATTTGGAAGAGAACAAGCTCCGAAATTTATGCTCGAACTTAGATGGATGAATGCCGCTGAAGTCTCCGAATTTGTGTTTTGACGAGCTGTAGCATTTTGGTTATGATACAATGCATTTAGATCTGGAGAAGATTATTCACAGTTACAGTCACAGAATTTGTTCGCTGCAAATCCTGCACAATCGACATCAGACAATGTCACTAtgcaaaaaataacaaaaggacAAAATGGCAATCCAAAACAAGAATATAGAATTACTAGTCAATCCAAACAATCATATGCAAGAACATTGATGCTTGTCTTCTTACACAGAATGGCAGAATGTCCCAGTAAGTATTCACGACATAGTTTTGAAATCAACCAGCAATATTacacaaaagccaaaaaaaaaaaaaaaaaaatttgttatgtGATGAACAAGAATCCCAAAATGAGTCCAGTGGAATTTAGATTCATTACGTCCAAATTAGCAAATCAAAAGAATCAGAGAGGGCCCCAACATTTAACTGTGAAACAACGTAGTTATTCATCTGGCAACAACTCTGTAAGCCTACCAAGAACTGATTATCAatcaggaaaatgagaaaaaaaagaagtcatagTTCATTTCAAGCTACAGGTTACCCATACTGAACCTCTTACTCTCAGGCAATACGGGAACTACTATACCTGAAAAATCATCTCTTCTGGAATATGTGGTAAAACCTCTCGAACTGTTTCAGCCATTGTTAGTATATTTGCAATGTCATCATTTGCAGAACGCAAGGTAGTTCTCAAATGTAGACCACCAGTGGCTCCAGGATGTCTTCCAACAGTAGGAGCACCAGAAGCAAGTGAACCAGAGGGACCAGCATGAGAGAGATTAGTAGGCCAAATACCCCAGCCAGCATCGTCAAGA
The sequence above is drawn from the Eucalyptus grandis isolate ANBG69807.140 chromosome 11, ASM1654582v1, whole genome shotgun sequence genome and encodes:
- the LOC120289485 gene encoding uncharacterized protein LOC120289485, whose translation is MSAIGLLLILLLCPRMHASNARLLKAEAGGRESTHSFSKVAEKVKVMIHIETYRKGVTKVNEKYRKSSSTEDIVTQEVLNHMAMEVKHGKRTVSGTIPTTLGHRFSTSPGLFSDYSRPKMRPPSHN